Proteins encoded in a region of the Mucilaginibacter sabulilitoris genome:
- a CDS encoding PQQ-dependent sugar dehydrogenase: protein MNKKIIFTCCFSIIAMGGLLSFKMKSDSTLTHKSVADNAGLTLPQGFKAAAIADNLGGARHMAVTPQGDIYVHLGGLKNGKGIVVLHDNGDKADIKTSFGSFSGTGIQIKNGYLYASSDRDVYRFKLNSNNEVVDPEHPETVVSNLTTKRAHRPKAIALDNDGNLYVNIGAYSNICSEFDPQGKGCPILDSAGGIWRFKADKLNQKQSDGVRFATGLRNVVGLDWNTQDNQLFVMQHGRDALHDLFPKFYTVQQSALLPAECMYALKEGDNAGWPYLYYDDVKHKKMQGPEYGGDGVKEADAKYVDPVAAYPGHLAPDGLLFYTGNQFPEKYKNGAFIAFHGSWNRAPEPQAGYFVVFQPFKNGKPDGKWEVFADGFAGPQKDPGHADHRPCGLAQGSDGSLYVSDDSKGTIYKITYNK from the coding sequence ATGAACAAAAAAATAATTTTTACATGTTGTTTTTCCATTATTGCAATGGGCGGATTGCTGTCATTTAAAATGAAGAGTGATAGCACATTGACGCATAAAAGTGTAGCAGATAATGCAGGCCTTACGCTTCCGCAAGGATTTAAGGCAGCAGCCATTGCTGATAATCTGGGCGGTGCCAGACACATGGCGGTAACCCCGCAGGGCGATATTTATGTGCACCTTGGCGGACTTAAAAACGGTAAAGGTATAGTCGTTTTACATGATAATGGCGATAAAGCCGATATAAAAACCAGCTTTGGCTCATTTAGTGGAACAGGTATACAAATTAAGAACGGATATCTTTATGCATCGTCAGATCGTGATGTTTACCGTTTTAAGTTGAACAGTAACAATGAGGTAGTTGATCCCGAACATCCCGAAACCGTAGTGAGTAATCTCACCACAAAAAGAGCTCACCGGCCCAAAGCCATAGCGTTGGATAATGACGGGAACCTGTACGTAAACATAGGCGCGTATTCAAATATTTGCAGTGAGTTTGATCCGCAGGGAAAAGGATGCCCTATTTTAGATTCGGCGGGTGGTATTTGGCGTTTTAAGGCCGATAAGTTAAATCAGAAGCAAAGTGATGGCGTGCGTTTTGCAACCGGCTTGCGCAATGTGGTTGGTCTGGACTGGAATACACAGGATAACCAGCTTTTTGTAATGCAGCATGGCCGTGATGCCCTGCATGATCTTTTTCCTAAATTTTATACCGTTCAGCAATCGGCTCTATTACCTGCCGAGTGTATGTACGCGCTTAAAGAAGGTGATAATGCCGGTTGGCCATATTTATACTATGACGATGTAAAACATAAAAAGATGCAAGGCCCCGAATATGGGGGAGATGGTGTGAAAGAAGCTGATGCTAAATATGTCGACCCTGTAGCCGCTTATCCTGGCCACCTGGCGCCGGATGGCCTATTGTTCTACACAGGCAACCAATTTCCGGAAAAATATAAAAACGGAGCTTTCATCGCATTCCACGGATCATGGAACAGAGCTCCCGAGCCACAGGCCGGTTACTTTGTGGTTTTTCAGCCGTTTAAAAATGGCAAGCCCGATGGTAAATGGGAGGTTTTTGCCGATGGCTTTGCAGGTCCGCAAAAAGATCCGGGCCATGCGGACCACCGCCCTTGCGGCCTGGCTCAAGGCTCCGATGGTTCACTTTATGTGAGCGATGACAGTAAGGGAACTATTTATAAAATAACGTATAACAAATAA
- a CDS encoding ThuA domain-containing protein has product MKNMIASLVLALLCTVTYAQNNHDKLIRVLIVDGFSNHDWRQTTKQVKKILDKSGLFEVAVSTAPGTVNDTAWATWDPGFKNYDVVIQNTNNIQNPSLRWPRRIEEELENYVSSGGGLYILHSANNAFAHWDAYNRMIGMGWRSKETGYALYIDKNKAVQRVPPGEGEGTFHGNRSDLLIHKLNSNPINKGFPNEWVTPDIELYKYARGPAENVTILSYAFDAETNKNWPVEWVVKYGKGNVYASSMGHLWSGDIYPVSYRSIDFQTILIRATEWLAKGKVTYPVPANFPTRSTISVNTEPDTTR; this is encoded by the coding sequence ATGAAGAATATGATAGCCAGCCTTGTGCTGGCTTTATTATGCACTGTAACTTACGCGCAGAATAATCATGATAAGCTCATTCGCGTACTTATAGTTGACGGCTTTAGCAATCACGATTGGCGGCAAACAACCAAACAGGTAAAAAAGATACTTGATAAATCGGGGCTTTTTGAGGTTGCTGTTTCTACAGCGCCTGGAACAGTAAATGATACCGCCTGGGCTACCTGGGATCCCGGATTTAAAAACTACGATGTTGTAATTCAAAACACCAACAATATTCAAAACCCAAGCCTGCGCTGGCCGCGCAGAATAGAAGAGGAACTGGAAAACTACGTGAGTTCGGGTGGGGGATTATATATACTTCATTCGGCCAATAACGCCTTTGCTCATTGGGATGCTTATAATCGTATGATAGGCATGGGCTGGCGTTCAAAAGAAACGGGTTATGCGCTTTATATAGATAAAAACAAAGCCGTTCAACGTGTTCCACCCGGCGAGGGAGAGGGCACTTTTCACGGTAACAGGAGCGATCTGCTCATTCATAAACTTAATTCCAATCCCATCAACAAAGGGTTTCCAAACGAATGGGTGACGCCCGATATTGAACTATATAAATACGCCCGCGGCCCTGCGGAGAATGTTACCATATTATCATACGCATTCGATGCTGAAACCAATAAAAACTGGCCGGTTGAATGGGTGGTTAAATATGGAAAAGGAAACGTGTATGCATCAAGCATGGGGCATTTATGGTCAGGTGATATATATCCCGTTAGTTATCGCAGTATCGATTTTCAAACAATTTTGATAAGGGCTACAGAATGGCTTGCCAAAGGTAAGGTAACTTACCCGGTGCCTGCTAATTTCCCAACAAGGAGCACTATCAGTGTTAATACAGAGCCTGATACTACAAGATGA
- a CDS encoding VOC family protein — protein MIKKTALLILLALTAGQYAFAQRGPRANHVALYVKDMAKSAAFYKDVMQLEVIPEPFHDGKHVWFKTGEHNQLHIIQGAAAVTEHDINSHFAYAVPNLQNFTKHLDEMHVKYGNWKGDSKSPQLRPDGIKQVYLQDPDNFWIEVNDDKF, from the coding sequence ATGATAAAAAAAACAGCATTATTAATTCTGTTGGCATTAACAGCAGGGCAATACGCATTTGCCCAAAGAGGTCCCCGGGCTAATCACGTAGCGCTTTATGTAAAAGACATGGCTAAAAGCGCAGCGTTTTATAAAGACGTGATGCAGCTTGAAGTGATACCCGAACCATTTCACGATGGCAAGCACGTGTGGTTTAAAACCGGCGAGCATAATCAGCTGCATATTATTCAGGGCGCGGCGGCGGTTACCGAACACGATATCAATTCACATTTTGCGTATGCGGTACCTAATCTGCAAAATTTTACAAAACACCTTGACGAGATGCATGTGAAATATGGGAACTGGAAAGGTGATTCTAAATCGCCGCAATTAAGGCCCGACGGTATTAAACAGGTTTACCTACAAGACCCTGATAACTTCTGGATAGAAGTCAATGACGACAAATTTTAA
- a CDS encoding ATP-grasp fold amidoligase family protein — MRNNGQFSKRIKKRYETFWHDSQAEEIRNTPMSQYDSIEKWKAAPYWQRRLSNKHNAREFAKKNGCKVPDLYWKGTDIENLDFSKLPSHYVIRPTIGHSCNHVFVMDNGQNLFDKKQYSHEEIKKILKWEVTKNPVLEFLVEEFLQNEEGNYAILTDYKFYCFNGEIACLYAINRLSPKSGFGTFYDEHWNQLKKVQFNYPPIDNQKAPHCFKEMVETAKKLSKSYDMFVRIDLYATAKGCVFGEFTPTPSMGMNFTSFGKKLMLAYWDKYCYGYI; from the coding sequence ATGAGAAACAATGGTCAGTTTTCAAAAAGAATAAAAAAAAGATATGAAACATTCTGGCACGATTCACAGGCAGAGGAAATAAGAAATACACCCATGAGCCAATACGACAGCATTGAAAAATGGAAAGCCGCTCCGTATTGGCAACGAAGGCTAAGCAATAAACATAATGCCCGTGAATTTGCCAAAAAGAACGGTTGTAAAGTACCCGATTTGTATTGGAAAGGTACCGATATTGAAAACCTTGATTTTTCAAAGCTACCGTCCCATTATGTTATTCGCCCCACCATAGGCCATTCCTGTAATCATGTTTTTGTTATGGATAACGGGCAAAATCTTTTTGATAAAAAACAGTATTCACACGAAGAGATAAAGAAAATTTTAAAATGGGAAGTGACTAAGAACCCCGTCCTGGAGTTTTTGGTTGAAGAGTTTTTGCAAAATGAAGAAGGAAACTATGCTATACTTACCGACTACAAATTTTATTGTTTTAATGGCGAGATAGCCTGCTTATACGCTATTAACAGATTAAGTCCCAAAAGTGGTTTCGGTACATTTTATGATGAGCATTGGAACCAGTTAAAAAAGGTACAGTTCAATTACCCCCCAATAGACAATCAAAAGGCACCACATTGTTTTAAGGAAATGGTAGAAACCGCTAAAAAGCTAAGCAAAAGCTATGACATGTTTGTACGTATTGACTTATATGCTACGGCTAAAGGCTGTGTTTTTGGTGAGTTTACACCCACGCCATCAATGGGAATGAACTTTACAAGTTTTGGTAAAAAGTTAATGTTAGCCTACTGGGATAAATACTGCTATGGTTACATTTAG
- a CDS encoding helix-turn-helix domain-containing protein translates to MNTIGKKIRYLRYQRGWSQDDVAKRIDISILALSKIEMGVTDISLSRLEQMAGLFEMSIIELITLEEESKPDPQRMIELEIANKRLMEHEAQIIDLQKKIIELFEELRRTKATA, encoded by the coding sequence ATGAATACAATTGGGAAAAAGATCAGATATCTGCGTTATCAAAGAGGATGGAGCCAGGATGATGTTGCAAAACGGATTGATATTTCTATTCTAGCCTTATCAAAGATTGAAATGGGAGTAACGGATATTAGTTTATCCAGGCTTGAGCAAATGGCAGGCTTATTTGAAATGTCCATAATTGAGCTAATTACCCTGGAAGAGGAGAGTAAGCCAGACCCGCAGCGTATGATTGAACTTGAAATAGCCAATAAGCGTTTGATGGAGCATGAAGCCCAGATCATTGATCTGCAAAAAAAAATAATTGAATTATTTGAAGAATTAAGGCGCACCAAAGCCACTGCGTAA